The Pedobacter ginsengisoli region GTCTGCCGGGTGTCACCAAAGTTTTCAAAGTTCACAAAGACCGAAAAGCGTTCCCATAGCTTTTCTGCCATGAATCCCGTGGTCCAGTAACTTTTACCTACAGCTCCATCATTTAATTTTTGTTTACTAAAGTAATATGCCTCTAAGCCGATTTTCCACTGATCTTCCAATTCATACATCAGCACATTGTTTAACCGATGTTTAGAAACCAATGGGTAAGCAATACTAGTTCCACCGGTATGCTGGTTCACATCGGCATAAGTATAGCCAACAAACAACTTGAAATCGCTAAAGGTAATCTTCGCATTAGTTTCCATTCCTTTGGTGTCCAGGTTGCCATTTGGCTGAACATAACCTAAATTACCACCTGACACGGAGGTAAGCAGGATTGGATTATTGATGCGTGTATAAAAGAACATCTGGTTGATACTGAAACCAATTTTACCATCAAATAAGCTGGTGCGGTAATTCACATCGTAGTTAGCTCCATAAGAACGCTCAGCTTTCGTGTTGGCAACATCAATCGGTAACACATTTCTGAACTGGATGCGCTCGGCATCTTCTGTAAATACCGTTGGTGCTTTATAGCCTAATCCACCACCCAGTCGAGTGGAAAAATGTTCATTGATCTTCCAAAGACCCGAGATCTTCGGTAAGAAGAAAAAGCCGTATTCATTGTGATAATCTCCACGAATACCGGATTCAATGCTGAATTTTTCAGATAAATTCCAGGTATTCTGCGCAAAAGCACCAATAGTATTGTAGTTATAGCTTCTCAATGCGGTAGTGCTGTTCTGGTCTTCTTTGAAATTGTCAGTCAGGAAATTAATTCCCGCTACCCAATCTGCTTTTTCACCATTGCGGCTGTAGTTTGCCTCGCTGTATGTAGATACCTGTACACCTGAGAACAGATAACCAGGCAGACCGATGCTCCGGTCATAATAGCTTACTGAATTGCGAATCACCAGCTTTTCGTTGTCACTGAGTTTATGATCCAGTTCAACTTGTGAACTGTAACGCCCGGTTTTGTTTCGCTCAAAATAAGAATGCGCAGCACTTTCTTTTCCTTTTACATATTCCAGGTCCCCGCCAATCCGTTTTTCAGTAGTCGCGTTGATCCCTGCAGAAAGTGTGGTAGCTTCATTGAAATAGAAAAACAGCTTCGGGTTCAAGGTAAAGCGGTCAAACTTAGGAATCGCAGTTAAACCGATATCTGAAGGATCGTAAGCGGTTCCTTTGTTATAGGCTCCGTAAACAGTAATGCCGATTTTGTCGAACTTCTGCGCATAAAAGACACTTGCATCCAGTCCCAATGCAGAAGTTCCGTTCAGTAAGAAATTAAGCTGACGCTCTTCTGCTGGCTTTTTAGATACTAAGTTGACCAGACCTGCAATGGCACCACCACCGTACAATGTTGAAGATGAACCTTTGATCACCTCAACCTGTTGTAAATCCAATGGCGCGATCTGTAATAATCCCAAGCCTCCTGAAAAGCCTGAATATAGCGGAAAACCATCCCGGATGATCTGGGTATATTTCCCATCCAATCCCTGTATACGTATGCTGGAATTACCGCTGGTAGCAGAAGTCTGCTGCGTTTGTATGCCCGTACTTTCGGCCAGCATCATGCGGATATCTCCGGGTTTCATGTTTCCTTTTTCGTCCAGTTCTTCACCTGCAATAACCTCCACACGTGTTGGGATGTTGTCTATGGTACGACTGCTCCTGGTAGCGGAAACTACTACTTCTTCTAGTTCCTCATCTTTTTCAGAAGTCTCAAGTAAAATGGTAACAGGTGTAGTTTCTCCAAGTGGAAAAGTTAAGGTGTCTGTTTTGGTCAGAAAGCCAACATAGCTGTACTGGATCACCTGTTTGCCTGAAGGTATGCCAGTAATGATAACTGATCCTGTTTGGTCTGATGTAGTTCTAAGTGCCGTTCCCAGGACTTTTATAGTTGCTCCAGTGAGCGGCAGATTTGTTTTTGCGTCTTTAACGACGGCTTTATATGTATTTTGAGCAAATGCAGCTGCTGTACACAATAGCACAACGACAAGCATAATCAATTTCTTCATGATGTATTTTGTAGTTAAATAATTTCATTAAAAGGAGTCTGAACAGACTTTTCAAAAGAAATTAAATGAGTTTGGGTGGTTGCCAGATGACGGAAGGAATAATCGGCAATTCAACCGGGATATAAGCGGTATTGTGCTGAACAGGTTTTAACTGAACAGCAAAAGTGAGTAAAGATTGGCTGGCAAAAGTAAAACCGACACAGGTTCCGCAAACATAAAACGGAGAACAGTCTTTACAACATTCATCCGACTTTTCGTTGCATTCGTGTTTTCCCTTTTGGGTTGTTTCATGCGCATGTATTTCAGCTCCTTCCAGTGCACAGCAAGGTGTGATGGTAAGTGTGATGACAACAATGGCCAGAAATAACGCTAAGAATTTCACGATGTAAAAGTATACAATTCCAGATCAATTTTTGCACCCAGCTCACTTCATTTGGTTCTTTGGTCTGGTATACTTTTTCCCAATGTGATTTTCTCTCTGACATAGTAATTGACCATTAATGCTTTGGGGTATTATATGTTCATCAGAACCATCTAATTCATTTGGACACAATATACAGGTGTTGGTCATTTAACTAAATATTTGGTTAGAATATTTAAAGATAGCGAAATCACTACTAGAGAAGTAACTTCTCTAGTAGTGATTAATACTATAAAATAAATCTTATAAAGAATGCAAAAACAAATAAGCATACAAAAACAAGCCAGAAAAGCTTAATTTTTTCATTGTAGCTAAAAATCTTATCTAGAGCTTTATTTTTTTCAACATCAATCTCTTGATTTAATCGGGTCAATTCTACCGACCTACTTAAATTAGATACATCCTCATTTGATATATTATTCTCATCTATAAATTTTTTAAACCGCTTATGAGAATCGAAACCAATACTTTTTAAAAAAGGAATCATATACTTCCAACTTCCGTT contains the following coding sequences:
- a CDS encoding TonB-dependent receptor; translation: MKKLIMLVVVLLCTAAAFAQNTYKAVVKDAKTNLPLTGATIKVLGTALRTTSDQTGSVIITGIPSGKQVIQYSYVGFLTKTDTLTFPLGETTPVTILLETSEKDEELEEVVVSATRSSRTIDNIPTRVEVIAGEELDEKGNMKPGDIRMMLAESTGIQTQQTSATSGNSSIRIQGLDGKYTQIIRDGFPLYSGFSGGLGLLQIAPLDLQQVEVIKGSSSTLYGGGAIAGLVNLVSKKPAEERQLNFLLNGTSALGLDASVFYAQKFDKIGITVYGAYNKGTAYDPSDIGLTAIPKFDRFTLNPKLFFYFNEATTLSAGINATTEKRIGGDLEYVKGKESAAHSYFERNKTGRYSSQVELDHKLSDNEKLVIRNSVSYYDRSIGLPGYLFSGVQVSTYSEANYSRNGEKADWVAGINFLTDNFKEDQNSTTALRSYNYNTIGAFAQNTWNLSEKFSIESGIRGDYHNEYGFFFLPKISGLWKINEHFSTRLGGGLGYKAPTVFTEDAERIQFRNVLPIDVANTKAERSYGANYDVNYRTSLFDGKIGFSINQMFFYTRINNPILLTSVSGGNLGYVQPNGNLDTKGMETNAKITFSDFKLFVGYTYADVNQHTGGTSIAYPLVSKHRLNNVLMYELEDQWKIGLEAYYFSKQKLNDGAVGKSYWTTGFMAEKLWERFSVFVNFENFGDTRQTKFDSIYTGSITSPVFRDIYAPVDGFVINGGIKIRL